In Clarias gariepinus isolate MV-2021 ecotype Netherlands chromosome 9, CGAR_prim_01v2, whole genome shotgun sequence, a single window of DNA contains:
- the LOC128530507 gene encoding H-2 class II histocompatibility antigen, A-U alpha chain-like yields the protein MKLFLLFFTLMCVMDTKAQSTHHDMDITICSDTDKEYLTGLEGDQTFYADFERKKGVVMLPPFADPISFHGLYEFAETNVAHCKQSLPALIKDFKNQQMPMDAPQTSIYPKQKIQLDSKNTLICHSTRFFPPHVTVRWTKNNLDVTNETSLSQYYPNRDGTYNQFSHLHFTPQEGDVYTCTVEHEALETPDTKTWEVDVELPSVGPAVFCGVGLAVGLLGVATGTFFLVKGNRCS from the exons ATGAAGTTATTTCTGCTCTTTTTCACACTAATGTGTGTGATGGACACCAAAGCACAGA GTACACACCACGATATGGATATAACCATATGCTCAGACACGGATAAGGAGTATTTGACAGGGCTTGAGGGAGATCAGACATTTTACGCAGATTTTGAGAGAAAGAAGGGGGTGGTAATGCTGCCTCCGTTTGCTGATCCGATCTCGTTTCATGGACTATATGAGTTCGCCGAGACTAACGTGGCCCACTGCAAACAAAGCTTACCGGCGCTaataaaagactttaaaaacCAGCAGATGCCCATGG ATGCCCCACAGACCTCCATCTATCCCAAACAAAAGATACAGCTGGATTCAAAGAACACACTCATCTGTCACTCAACACGATTCTTCCCTCCACATGTTACTGTGCGCTGGACCAAGAACAACTTAGACGTGACGAATGAAACCTCACTCAGCCAGTACTACCCGAACAGAGACGGCACCTACAACCAGTTCTCCCACCTGCACTTCACTCCACAGGAGGGAGACGTTTACACCTGCACGGTGGAGCACGAGGCCCTGGAGACGCCCGACACCAAGACATGGG aggtggATGTTGAGCTTCCCAGTGTGGGTCCGGCTGTGTTCTGTGGAGTGGGTCTGGCTGTAGGACTGCTCGGAGTCGCTACTGGAACTTTCTTCCTCGTCAAAGGAAACAGATGCAGCTGA
- the slc7a4 gene encoding cationic amino acid transporter 4 produces the protein MASCSPAVRFCQKLNRLKTLEDDMMATSLRRCLSTLDLALLGVGAMVGSGLYVLTGAVAKDLAGPAVVISFLVAGVASLMAALCYAEFGARVPKTGSAYMFTYVSVGEIWAFLIGWNVVLEYMIGGAAVARAWSGYLDSIFDHRIRNFTESHVMRWDAPFLATYPDFLAAGILVIASFFISFGVRVSSWLNHIFSTISMLVIAFILVFGFVLADPENWSARKGGFAPFGFSGIMAGTATCFYAFVGFDVIAASSEEARDPRKAIPMATAISLALAATAYILVSMVLTLMVPWNTLDPNSALSDAFFRRGYSWAGLIVAVGSICAMNTVLLSNLFSLPRIIYAMAEDGLFFSVFSRVNPVTKVPVIAILVFGSLMAFLALIFDLEALVQFLSIGTLLAYTFVAASIIVLRFQPEKTCSAKKDASLPSPGQQSHSGTELKEDSGELKEYESFSDKLRLVERQKSPGALRARWEPYLGTVLGDWAPGEVVAFSVLALMVSAVSLCAVVVFGQSYLQLPTWSFVLLVVIFSLAFILSIIIISLHEQQRNTKTFQVPLVPFVPGASILLNVFLMMKLSPLTWIRFTIWVAAGLLVYFGYGIWHSKEGLKEPQCVSARYVVLPSGSLVETVQNVQPEGHAHTHTHTPASNTPTPTGDDPQANR, from the exons ATGGCGTCGTGCTCTCCAGCTGTGCGTTTTTGCCAGAAGCTGAACAGGCTGAAGACGTTAGAGGATGATATGATGGCGACGTCCTTGAGGCGCTGTCTCTCCACGCTGGACTTGGCGCTGCTCGGCGTGGGTGCGATGGTCGGATCGGGTCTCTACGTCCTCACTGGAGCCGTTGCCAAGGACTTGGCGGGACCGGCCGTTGTGATTTCGTTCCTGGTGGCGGGCGTGGCGTCTCTCATGGCGGCTCTGTGCTATGCTGAGTTTGGCGCCCGTGTCCCCAAGACGGGCTCCGCCTACATGTTCACGTACGTCTCTGTGGGTGAGATCTGGGCGTTTCTGATCGGCTGGAATGTCGTTCTGGAGTATATGATCGGAGGTGCGGCAGTGGCTCGCGCCTGGAGCGGCTACCTGGACTCCATCTTTGACCACCGCATCCGGAATTTTACAGAAAGTCACGTGATGCGCTGGGACGCACCTTTCCTCGCCACGTATCCAGACTTTCTGGCAGCAGGAATACTGGTCATTGCGTCTTTCTTCATTTCATTCGGTGTCCGTGTCTCATCCTGGTTAAATCACATTTTCTCTACGATCAGCATGTTAGTCATTGCGTTCATCCTGGTCTTTGGATTTGTTTTGGCTGATCCAGAAAATTGGAGCGCCCGCAAAGGAGGTTTTGCCCCTTTTGGTTTTTCGGGCATCATGGCAGGAACGGCCACCTGTTTTTACGCGTTTGTAGGCTTCGATGTTATAGCTGCATCCAGCGAAGAGGCACGTGACCCTCGGAAAGCTATTCCCATGGCAACCGCGATCTCGCTAGCCCTGGCAGCAACAGCCTACATCCTGGTTTCGATGGTTCTGACGCTTATGGTCCCATGGAACACACTTGATCCAAACTCGGCACTCTCAGATGCCTTCTTCAGGCGCGGGTACAGCTGGGCCGGCCTTATCGTGGCTGTGGGATCCATCTGCG ctatGAACACAGTGCTGCTCAGCAACCTCTTCTCTCTGCCTCGCATCATCTACGCCATGGCTGAGGACGGCCTCTTCTTCTCCGTTTTCTCACGCGTCAATCCCGTCACCAAAGTGCCCGTCATTGCCATCCTGGTCTTCGGCAGCCTCATGGCTTTCCTGGCGCTCATCTTCGACCTGGAGGCTCTTGTCCAGTTCCTTTCCATCGGCACGCTGCTAGCGTACACCTTCGTAGCTGCGAGCATTATCGTTTTGCGCTTTCAGCCTGAGAAAACTTGCAGTGCTAAGAAAGATGCCTCATTGCCCTCTCCTGGTCAACAGAGCCACTCTGGCACAGAACTCAAGGAG GACAGCGGCGAGCTGAAGGAGTACGAGTCGTTTTCAGATAAACTACGCCTGGTGGAGAGGCAGAAGTCCCCAGGTGCACTCCGTGCCCGCTGGGAGCCGTACCTGGGTACTGTATTGGGAGACTGGGCACCGGGCGAGGTGGTGGCGTTCAGCGTGTTGGCGCTGATGGTGAGTGCCGTATCACTCTGCGCAGTGGTGGTTTTTGGACAAAGCTACCTGCAGCTGCCTACCTGGAGCTTCGTCCTGTTGGTGGTCATCTTCAGCCTGGCGTTCATCCttagcatcatcatcatctccttACATGAGCAGCAGAGGAACACCAAGACCTTCCAG gTTCCCCTGGTACCGTTTGTCCCTGGTGCCAGCATCCTGCTGAATGTGTTCCTCATGATGAAGCTCAGTCCGCTCACCTGGATCCGGTTCACCATCTGGGTAGCTGCAG GGTTGTTGGTGTATTTCGGTTACGGCATCTGGCACAGTAAAGAAGGCCTGAAGGAGCCGCAGTGCGTCTCCGCCCGCTACGTTGTTCTGCCCAGCGGGAGTTTGGTGGAAACCGTGCAGAACGTCCAGCCTGagggacacgcacacacacacactcacacccccGCATCAAACACTCCTACGCCAACCGGCGACGACCCGCAAGCCAACAGATga